One region of Solanum pennellii chromosome 6, SPENNV200 genomic DNA includes:
- the LOC107023679 gene encoding serine/threonine-protein phosphatase 2A 65 kDa regulatory subunit A beta isoform-like, producing the protein MSAIDEPLYPIAVLIDELKNEDIQLRLNSIRRLSTIARALGEERTRKELIPFLSENNDDDDEVLLAMAEELGMFIPYVGGVEHARVLLPPLEGLCSVEETCVREKAVESLCKIGSQMKESDLVESFIPLMKRLAAGEWFTARVSSCGLFHIAYPSAPEPLKNELRTIYSQLCQDDMPMVRRAAATNLGKFAATIEQPHLKTDIMSMFETLTQDDQDSVRLLAVEDCAALGKLLEPKDCVAQILSVIVNFAQDKSWRVRYMVANQLYDLCEAVGPEATRTDLVPAYVRLLRDNEAEVRIAAAGKVTKFCRILSPELAIQHILPCVKELSSDSSQHVRSALASVIMGMAPILGKDATIEQLLPIFLSLLKDEFPDVRLNIISKLDQVNQVIGIDLLSQSLLPAIVELAEDRHWRVRLAIIEYIPLLASQLGVGFFDDKLGALCMQWLKDKVYSIRDAAANNVKRLAEEFGPKWAMEHIIPQVLDMINDPHYLYRMTILHAISLLAPVLGSEITCSKLLPVIIAASKDRVPNIKFNVAKVLQSVIPIVEQSVVESTIGPCLVELSEDPDVDVRFFASQALQATK; encoded by the exons ATGTCCGCTATTGATGAGCCGTTATATCCTATTGCGGTTTTGATTGATGAGTTGAAGAATGAAGACATCCAGCTTAGATTGAATTCAATCCGGCGATTATCTACCATCGCCCGTGCTCTTGGTGAGGAGAGAACACGGAAAGAGTTGATTCCATTTCTAAGTGAGAAcaacgatgatgatgacgaagTTCTTCTTGCAATGGCTGAAGAGTTGGGCATGTTTATTCCATATGTTGGAGGGGTTGAACATGCGCGTGTATTGCTTCCACCCTTAGAAGGACTTTGTAGTGTTGAGGAGACTTGTGTTAGGGAAAAGGCAGTTGAGTCATTATGCAAAATTGGGTCCCAAATGAAGGAATCGGATTTGGTGGAATCATTTATTCCACTTATGAAG AGACTGGCTGCTGGAGAGTGGTTCACTGCTCGAGTTTCCTCCTGTGGATTGTTTCACATTGCTTATCCTAGTGCTCCAGAGCCACTAAAGAATGAACTGAGAACCATATATAGCCAACTTTGTCAAGATGATATGCCTATGGTGAGGAGAGCAGCTGCCACAAATCTTGGAAAGTTTGCTGCAACTATTGAACAACCCCATCTGAAGACCGACATCATGTCAATGTTTGAGACCCTGACACAGGATG ATCAAGATTCTGTCCGTTTATTGGCTGTTGAGGATTGTGCTGCTTTGGGGAAGCTGCTGGAGCCTAAAGACTGTGTAGCACAAATTCTTTCCGTCATAGTTAATTTTGCGCAG GATAAGTCTTGGCGTGTTCGTTACATGGTTGCAAATCAACTCTATGATCTTTGTGAGGCAGTTGGACCAGAGGCTACCAG GACGGATTTGGTCCCTGCCTATGTTCGGCTACTTCGTGATAATGAGGCTGAAGTGCGTATAGCTGCTGCTGGCAAGGTGACTAAGTTTTGCCGTATTTTGAGCCCTGAACTTGCTATCCAGCATATCCTTCCTTGTGTAAAG GAACTATCATCAGATTCATCCCAGCATGTTCGTTCTGCTTTGGCTTCAGTTATCATGGGAATGGCACCTATTTTAGGAAAG GATGCAACTATTGAGCAGCTTCTCCCGATTTTCCTCTCTCTTCTGAAGGATGAGTTTCCTGATGTTCGTTTGAATATTATCAGTAAGCTTGATCAAGTAAACCAG GTAATTGGAATTGATTTGCTCTCCCAATCACTGCTGCCAGCAATTGTTGAACTTGCAGAAGATAGACACTGGAGGGTTCGGCTTGCAATAATTGAGTACATACCTCTATTGGCAAGTCAGCTGGGTGTTGGCTTTTTTGATGACAAGCTTGGTGCTCTGTGCATGCAATGGCTAAAAGATAAG GTTTACTCTATTAGAGATGCAGCTGCAAACAATGTAAAGCGCCTTGCTGAGGAATTTGGTCCAAAATGGGCAATGGAGCATATAATTCCACAG GTGTTGGATATGATTAATGACCCACATTATCTTTACCGGATGACCATCCTTCATGCAATTTCTCTTCTTGCCCCTGTCTTGGGCTCAGAAATTACTTGCTCCAAACTCCTGCCGGTTATAATTGCTGCATCAAAAGACAG GGTACCGAATATCAAGTTCAATGTGGCTAAGGTGTTGCAGTCTGTTATTCCAATAGTTGAACAATCT GTTGTGGAGAGCACAATTGGACCGTGTTTGGTTGAACTCAGTGAGGACCCAGATGTTGATGTTAGGTTTTTTGCCAGCCAAGCCCTACAAGCAACCAAGTGA
- the LOC107022449 gene encoding allergen Asp f 7 homolog gives MEVYVFQGVSKANQTPLELEFVPHVTESGVGEESFNETSNPNNQPPTSTFPSIPTDGPSETSSTPFEAQSSTVPPRSPSIVPPSSIVPLPYLSTVSLPSDVPPPSTFTVPPPSYVPSYDYPIIDNDPTDDEVEDKSGSEGNTSEDTEVDSDVH, from the coding sequence ATGGAGGTGTATGTTTTTCAAGGGGTTAGTAAAGCTAATCAGACCCCACTTGAATTGGAGTTTGTACCCCATGTGACTGAAAGTGGGGTAGGTGAGGAATCTTTTAATGAGACTTCTAACCCTAATAATCAGCCTCCTACTTCTACTTTTCCTTCCATCCCTACAGATGGTCCTTCTGAAACTTCTAGCACTCCATTTGAAGCTCAGTCTTCTACTGTGCCTCCACGATCTCCTTCTATTGTGCCTCCTTCTTCTATTGTGCCTCTACCATATCTTTCTACTGTGTCTCTTCCTTCCGATGTGCCTCCCCCATCTACTTTTACTGTGCCTCCTCCTTCCTATGTTCCTTCATATGATTATCCTATAATAGATAATGATCCAACTGATGACGAAGTGGAAGATAAATCAGGATCTGAAGGGAATACTAGTGAAGATACAGAGGTTGACAGTGATGTTCATTAA
- the LOC107023711 gene encoding aspartyl protease APCB1, protein MEETKNSPPIQGVVIITLPPPDNPSYGKTITAFTLSDSPTHQQQQQQEEPPQQSQPHNQDVNAGVLHVSLERSFFFRPKIVFGLLGISLIALSFWSSLTQETLFELRDVEQDHKSSNSSFILPLYPKRGGAWNSRTDVEFKLGRFVDFKPDNFMDQEKIAKSLSAATKLDSSVNFPVRGNIHSEGLYYTYMLVGNPPRPYFLDIDTGSDLMWIQCDAPCTSCAKGAHPLYKPRNVNMIPPKNPYCVEVQENLRSKYCDNCHQCDYEIEYADRSSSVGVLAKDELQLVLANGTGTKPNVVFGCAYDQQGTLLNTLASTDGILGLSRAPISLPSQLASHGLINNVIGHCLRTDTNGGYLFLGNDFVPQWRMSWVPMLNNPFPNLYQAQLMKMNYGGKDLRLGSTGYGQDTVVFDSGSTYTYFTDQAYKALISMLEEISSEDLIKDTSDTTLPICWRAKFPVRSIEEVRQFFKPLNLQFGRKWRVVSTKLWIPAEGYLTISEKSNVCLGILDGSNVHDGSAIILGDISLRGQLFVYDNVNQKIGWIRSNCERPENVPSLPFY, encoded by the exons ATGGAGGAGACAAAAAATTCTCCTCCAATACAAGGGGTAGTGATAATCACACTACCACCACCTGACAACCCTTCTTATGGCAAAACCATAACAGCATTTACACTCTCAGATTCACCCactcatcagcaacaacaacaacaagaagaaccaCCACAACAAAGCCAACCGCATAACCAAGATGTAAATGCAGGCGTTCTTCATGTTTCCTTAGAAAGATCCTTCTTTTTCCGCCCTAAAATCGTTTTTGGACTTCTGGGTATCTCTCTGATTGCCTTATCTTTCTGGTCTTCACTTACCCAAGAGACCCTTTTCGAATTACGTGATGTGGAACAGGATCATAAGAGTTCCAACAGTTCGTTTATTCTTCCTTTGTATCCTAAGCGTGGTGGTGCCTGGAATTCAAGGACGGATGTTGAATTCAAACTTGGGAGGTTTGTGGATTTCAAACCGGATAACTTTATGGATCAAGAAAAGATTGCCAAGTCTCTTTCTGCTGCAACCAAGTTGGATTCTTCTGTTAATTTTCCTGTTAGGGGTAATATTCATTCAGAAGG GTTGTACTACACATATATGCTTGTTGGGAATCCTCCTAGGCCTTATTTTCTTGATATTGATACGGGAAGTGATTTGATGTGGATCCAATGTGATGCTCCATGCACTAGTTGTGCCAAG GGAGCCCACCCATTGTACAAGCCCAGAAATGTCAATATGATACCTCCCAAAAACCCATATTGTGTTGAGGTACAAGAGAATCTGAGATCCAAGTATTGTGATAACTGCCATCAATGTGATTATGAGATAGAATACGCTGACCGCAGCTCTTCTGTTGGGGTTCTTGCAAAGGATGAACTTCAATTGGTGCTTGCAAATGGGACTGGAACCAAGCCAAATGTTGTTTTCGG CTGTGCATATGATCAGCAAGGCACACTTCTCAACACTTTAGCAAGCACTGATGGGATCCTAGGACTTAGCAGAGCTCCAATCAGTTTGCCTTCTCAGCTAGCGAGTCATGGGTTAATCAACAATGTTATTGGACATTGTCTTCGCACTGATACAAATGGGGGCTACTTGTTCTTAGGCAATGACTTTGTCCCACAGTGGCGGATGTCATGGGTCCCTATGCTGAATAACCCTTTTCC TAATCTTTATCAAGCACAATTGATGAAAATGAACTATGGAGGCAAAGACCTTCGATTAGGCAGCACAGGCTATGGACAAGATACTGTAGTGTTTGACAGTGGCAGTACTTATACATATTTTACAGATCAAGCATACAAAGCTTTGATTTCCATG CTTGAAGAGATTTCCAGTGAAGATCTTATCAAGGATACATCAGATACGACATTACCCATTTGCTGGCGAGCTAAATTTCCAGTAAG ATCTATTGAAGAGGTTAGACAATTCTTCAAACCTCTAAACCTTCAATTCGGAAGAAAGTGGCGTGTCGTGTCCACTAAGCTTTGGATTCCTGCAGAAGGGTATTTGACTATAAGT GAAAAGAGTAATGTGTGCTTAGGTATACTTGATGGAAGCAACGTTCACGATGGTTCTGCTATAATACTTGGAG ATATTTCACTACGTGGCCAGTTGTTCGTGTATGACAACGTTAACCAGAAGATTGGGTGGATAAGATCAAATTGTGAACGGCCAGAGAACGTTCCCAGTCTTCCATTTTATTGA